The nucleotide sequence GCATTCCTTCTGCGCGATATCGAAATTCGTCCGAGGATTGCCACCAGCCATTCCGTTGGCTTTCGCGCGACCCCGGCCGATGGCCGCGGATCGGCTGCCAGTCGAACGCCGGGACACGCGGTGCGCGTCGGGGCCGCCGCTGACCACTTCACACGCTTGACGCTCCAGTTGTTGGCGCGTTCGCGAATTCCCGCAGCCGGGCCACTATTCACTGTCGCTGCCCAACTTTGCGTCCTATTGCCCCTCGCCGTGTTGCGGCTGAACGAACGAACGAAGATGACGGCGAGTCTGGTGATCCGGTGCCCCGGCATCGCCGTCGATGTGTCGACCCCGGGTGTAATCGGCTTGCCAGGGCACTCGCCCTCCCGCGGCGACCGCCTCGACTGCCCGCATCTGACCTTCCACGTCACGCGAGCGAAGGAACGCCTCATGCTTGCGCTGAAGATCTTCGTCAGAGTCGATGCGCCTGAACTCGGGGACGAACTCTTCAAGCTCCGCTCGGCGCTGCGGGACGATCATGCAGAACGGCTCGTCGACTTCGAATCGCACCGGCATCAGCTTGCGAGTGAATTTCCAGCTCATGCTGAAACTCGCGCTCGCCCAGTCGGTTTCCACCACGCCCTCTAACGGACTCACGCCATCCTTTGGATGGTTCGCCGGCCCGCGGACCAACAGGTTATAGCTTGGCGGGGTGCGAAACACTATCGGCAGATGCCAGGTCAGAATGCCGGAACCGAAATGGCTGACGGGCAGGAACTGATCGGCGTCGCGCCTGTCAGGTGCGATCATCACGTCCACGCCGTCTTCCTGATCCATCCACGTAGCGGTGAACGCGCACCGATTGCGAATCTCCCAACCGCTCTGATTGGCGATGAGCATCGGCAAACACCGAGTGGGCCAACCCTTGCGCAACTCCGCGATCCTTAACATCCAGGCCCGATCCAGCGGTGCCGGCACGATCTGCGGGGCGGAATCACGGGTGGTGAACCCGATCAGTGGACGGTCCGCTTGATTGGGTCTGTCGTTCGTCGGCTCCTCGATTCGAATGACGGCACCCCTTTGCCTCGGACGCAAGCCCTTCCGCGACAGAACCTAATGCACGTCACGCGGGGCGGGTCTAGCGCCTCAGACATTTCCGACCCGATTTCATTTCGACAGGTCAGCGAAATGCCGACTGGCCACACGGCTGTGGTTTGCTATTTACCATACGAGCGGCATCGAACCATCCCAGCAAAAAAGGTTCACGTCGCCCCACGACCGGTGGTAAGGGCGGTAAAAAATGAACGACACCCGTCGGCCGCCGATTCCGTTCAGGGGTCGGTCGAGGCCCTCAACAAGACTTTTGTTCAATATGAGCGTAATAGTATTGTCAGCGAAGGGTTTTCCGTCCGGTTAGGCTTTTCAAGTGACCGACAGTCCGGCTAACCCTTCCTCGTACCTGGTGCTAGCCTCCCAGCGCAGCGGCAGCACTTTGCTAGTCGAATCGCTGCGGGCGACCGGCGTGGCCGGCGAACCACAGGAATTCTTCCAGTACTTGCCGAGCACCAGCCAGGCCCCCCAGCCGCGGGAATGGTTCGCCGGCGTCGAGGATGAGTCGATCCTGAGCCTGCTCGACCCGTTGGACGCGGGTACGCCGGACCTGGCCACCGCCGAGATCTGGCGCGACTACATCCAAACGATCGGTCGAACACCCAACGGCGTGTGGGGCGGCAAGCTGATGTGGAACCAGACGCCGCTGCTGTTGAATCGCGCGAAGGATCTGCCGCATCGATCCGGGGACGGCTTGCGGGCCGCGATTCGCGATGTGGTCGGCGAGGAGCCGCTCTTCGTGTACATCTACCGGCCCGACGTGATATCGCAGGCCGTCTCGTTTTGGCGGGCGGTGCAGACCCGGGTGTGGCGCGGCAGGCCCGATCCGGTGCGCGA is from Mycobacterium conspicuum and encodes:
- a CDS encoding DUF6065 family protein; the encoded protein is MEEPTNDRPNQADRPLIGFTTRDSAPQIVPAPLDRAWMLRIAELRKGWPTRCLPMLIANQSGWEIRNRCAFTATWMDQEDGVDVMIAPDRRDADQFLPVSHFGSGILTWHLPIVFRTPPSYNLLVRGPANHPKDGVSPLEGVVETDWASASFSMSWKFTRKLMPVRFEVDEPFCMIVPQRRAELEEFVPEFRRIDSDEDLQRKHEAFLRSRDVEGQMRAVEAVAAGGRVPWQADYTRGRHIDGDAGAPDHQTRRHLRSFVQPQHGEGQ
- the stf0 gene encoding trehalose 2-sulfotransferase; this translates as MTDSPANPSSYLVLASQRSGSTLLVESLRATGVAGEPQEFFQYLPSTSQAPQPREWFAGVEDESILSLLDPLDAGTPDLATAEIWRDYIQTIGRTPNGVWGGKLMWNQTPLLLNRAKDLPHRSGDGLRAAIRDVVGEEPLFVYIYRPDVISQAVSFWRAVQTRVWRGRPDPVRDARATYHAGAIAHVVTMLRGQEQGWRSWFAEEDINPMEISYPVLWRNLTEVVATILEALGLDPRLAPEPMLERQADQRSDEWVERYRVDAEREGLPT